One Cryptomeria japonica chromosome 9, Sugi_1.0, whole genome shotgun sequence genomic window carries:
- the LOC131051300 gene encoding uncharacterized protein LOC131051300: MMMNRFDLGGCCLARYGTATPYFASKTDQIMSRYRPIAPKPAAQSTGGVVEAALQTPVESSKVRTCNRSRKRSWDAANGGLANSASPRGQKRAARLRCHVSEAPEQSNASVPLSTVCHSQSFSHGHGHCPQSDTSEDGISALCEIADSADTNGAVSLNFGLRPLTYSCISFEALKSKESPPLEKDIAFMERAAASASPAVNLCGLMTSEVRGRALDQAPLHRQKQEIVTLPLLPSCKAASATSSTETLGGRRIQSPLEDDSQPELSLFDKTTLSRCPCPCPGPCPGLVVDISVVEQLYSACSDPLILTDDSYSYRVIWYNPAYNRLLSLSASELGVLKPLAAFNLDGKPSTGILWGFASKFPGPDHHRVIMPQPLRPVGSSVVVECITDTNLQEGLSSKSLSLEEVEEHLESKTSPCFISDSQKTVRWANSAYKQMVGQPECLWLEKESSNKVARIQGKVLLLFNLQLPQGVSAFSCRVKIQWTNAGDKTSITVPCDVFRINGNASSHSLAWHFDIQAALCL; this comes from the coding sequence ATGATGATGAATAGGTTTGATTTGGGAGGGTGCTGCCTTGCCCGATACGGCACTGCAACGCCGTATTTTGCCTCCAAGACGGATCAGATAATGTCGCGGTACAGGCCGATCGCGCCTAAGCCTGCGGCTCAGAGTACTGGTGGGGTGGTGGAGGCTGCCCTACAGACGCCTGTTGAGAGCAGCAAGGTTCGAACCTGTAACCGCAGCCGGAAGAGAAGCTGGGATGCAGCTAACGGCGGTCTCGCGAACTCTGCTTCTCCCCGAGGGCAAAAGCGCGCTGCAAGACTACGCTGTCATGTTTCAGAAGCTCCGGAACAGAGTAATGCTTCCGTTCCGTTGTCCACCGTCTGTCACAGCCAGAGCTTCAGCCACGGGCATGGCCACTGCCCACAGTCTGATACCAGTGAGGACGGAATTTCTGCTCTCTGTGAAATTGCCGACTCTGCTGATACTAATGGCGCCGTAAGCTTGAATTTTGGCTTGCGGCCGCTGACATACTCCTGTATAAGTTTTGAGGCCCTGAAAAGCAAGGAGAGTCCGCCATTGGAGAAGGACATAGCTTTCATGGAGCGTGCAGCGGCGAGTGCGTCTCCTGCCGTCAATCTTTGCGGGTTAATGACCTCGGAAGTGCGAGGCCGTGCTCTGGATCAGGCTCCTTTGCACCGTCAAAAACAGGAAATCGTCACGCTTCCTTTGCTTCCAAGCTGTAAAGCAGCGTCCGCCACCTCCAGCACTGAAACCCTTGGAGGACGACGAATTCAGTCGCCATTGGAGGACGATTCTCAGCCTGAGCTCAGCCTTTTTGACAAGACAACCCTAAGCCGCTGCCCGTGCCCCTGCCCGGGGCCCTGCCCTGGCCTGGTTGTAGACATATCAGTGGTGGAACAGCTATATTCTGCTTGCTCAGACCCTCTGATTCTTACGGACGATTCATACTCATATCGGGTCATATGGTACAACCCTGCATACAACCGACTGCTGTCGCTTTCCGCCTCGGAGCTCGGTGTGCTTAAGCCCCTGGCCGCTTTCAACCTTGACGGGAAACCGTCAACGGGGATTCTGTGGGGTTTCGCAAGCAAATTCCCCGGACCAGATCATCACAGGGTGATAATGCCGCAGCCTTTGCGGCCTGTTGGATCCAGCGTTGTGGTGGAGTGCATAACGGATACAAATTTGCAGGAAGGATTGAGCTCGAAGAGCCTGAGCTTGGAGGAAGTTGAAGAGCACCTCGAATCCAAGACCTCGCCGTGCTTTATTTCGGACTCGCAGAAGACGGTACGCTGGGCCAATTCCGCCTACAAGCAAATGGTCGGGCAGCCGGAGTGTTTATGGCTGGAAAAAGAAAGCAGCAACAAAGTTGCCAGGATCCAGGGTAAAGTTCTGCTCCTTTTCAACCTGCAATTGCCCCAAGGCGTCTCAGCCTTTTCCTGCCGCGTCAAAATTCAGTGGACGAACGCCGGCGACAAAACCTCCATTACAGTTCCCTGCGACGTTTTCAGAATCAACGGCAACGCCAGCAGCCATTCCTTAGCATGGCATTTTGATATCCAAGCAGCTTTgtgtctttaa